Proteins from a single region of Campylobacter lari:
- the recJ gene encoding single-stranded-DNA-specific exonuclease RecJ, which yields MLNKAKIKEILHQRFINDTHVKLCDLPMPSCLKDVYKGALRIKEAIEKNQKLAIVGDYDVDGVISCVILSEFFDDIGYDYVVKIPNRFKDGYGLNEEIINELNGIDLIITVDNGIAAFDAAELCLQKGIDLIITDHHMPPATLPKAYAIINPKQQDCEFPDIEICGAQVAWYLVAAIKEVCKINYNMCKFIELLSIAIIADMMELRDLNRALVRKGIECINDSKRVAFKAIKQYFGKDKFELDNISFLIAPLINSAGRMDDAIISYKFLHSKNINEVMGYLEQIITYNNSRKDEERELFKQCLEQVDENDPVIIVNGQNWHEGVLGIVASRLAKHFNKPAFVFSECEQKAKASVRSVGRIDILNVIEQAKEFVLSYGGHKGAAGVLVELEKFGIFKNKLYEICQNIPKDDFYNTDEVLGSIDPNEVDFELLEILEFFEPFGHKNPRPYFKFDKLFVKNKKRLGKDENHIKLILTQGNKTLEALFFNFDYEPEIGENIDFIASISKNNFRGLITPQLTIKEILR from the coding sequence ATGCTAAATAAAGCCAAAATAAAAGAAATTTTACACCAGCGTTTTATCAATGATACACATGTAAAGCTTTGTGATTTACCTATGCCATCTTGTTTAAAAGATGTCTATAAGGGTGCTTTACGTATTAAAGAAGCGATTGAAAAAAATCAAAAGCTTGCTATTGTTGGAGATTATGATGTAGATGGGGTGATTTCTTGTGTGATTTTATCTGAATTTTTTGATGATATCGGATATGACTATGTGGTAAAAATTCCAAATCGTTTTAAAGATGGATATGGTCTAAATGAAGAAATCATCAATGAACTTAATGGGATAGATTTAATCATCACTGTAGATAATGGTATAGCAGCTTTTGATGCAGCAGAGCTTTGTTTACAAAAAGGAATTGATTTAATCATTACCGATCATCATATGCCTCCAGCTACTTTACCAAAAGCTTATGCGATCATTAATCCTAAACAACAAGATTGTGAATTTCCTGATATTGAAATTTGTGGTGCTCAAGTGGCTTGGTATTTAGTTGCTGCTATAAAAGAAGTATGTAAAATTAATTATAATATGTGTAAATTTATAGAGCTTTTATCTATCGCAATTATCGCAGATATGATGGAGCTTAGAGATTTAAATAGAGCCTTAGTTAGAAAAGGCATAGAGTGTATTAATGATTCAAAACGAGTTGCATTTAAAGCTATCAAACAGTATTTTGGTAAGGATAAATTTGAGCTTGATAATATTAGTTTTTTAATTGCACCTTTGATTAATAGTGCAGGTAGAATGGATGATGCGATTATTTCTTATAAATTTTTGCATTCTAAAAATATTAATGAGGTTATGGGTTATTTAGAACAAATCATTACTTATAATAATAGCCGTAAAGATGAAGAGCGCGAGCTTTTTAAACAATGTTTAGAACAAGTTGATGAAAATGATCCTGTGATTATTGTCAATGGCCAAAATTGGCATGAGGGTGTTTTGGGTATAGTTGCAAGTCGTTTAGCAAAGCATTTTAACAAGCCTGCCTTTGTTTTTTCAGAATGTGAGCAAAAGGCTAAAGCTAGCGTTAGAAGCGTGGGTAGGATAGATATTTTAAATGTTATAGAACAAGCTAAAGAATTTGTTTTAAGCTATGGTGGACATAAAGGTGCAGCTGGAGTTTTAGTCGAGCTTGAAAAATTTGGTATTTTTAAAAATAAGCTTTATGAAATTTGTCAAAATATCCCTAAAGATGATTTTTACAATACTGATGAGGTTTTAGGTAGTATTGATCCAAATGAAGTTGATTTTGAACTTTTAGAGATATTGGAATTTTTTGAACCTTTTGGGCATAAAAACCCAAGGCCATATTTTAAATTTGATAAGCTTTTTGTAAAAAACAAAAAAAGACTTGGTAAAGATGAAAATCATATAAAACTTATTTTAACACAAGGAAATAAGACTTTAGAAGCTTTATTTTTTAATTTTGACTATGAGCCAGAAATTGGTGAAAATATTGATTTTATAGCTAGTATTTCTAAAAATAATTTTAGAGGATTAATCACCCCTCAACTTACTATAAAAGAAATTCTTAGATAA
- the prfA gene encoding peptide chain release factor 1: MLADKLKPFLARFDELNTLLSDVNISNDISKMTALSKEQKNLEPIVEKAKEYLKTLDDIEENKLLLSDPELGELAKEELKNLEVLKPQLEEKLKILLLPKDPNDDKNIFLEIRAGTGGDEASLFVGDLVKAYIRYAENRDYKYEIVSSSEGSVGGFKEIIILIKGNGAYSRLKYEGGTHRVQRVPETESQGRVHTSAITVAIMPEVDDVEIQINPNDLKIDVMRSSGHGGQSVNTTDSAVRITHIPTGIVVVNQDGKSQHKNKESAMKVLKARLFEMQEQERLAKESQARKSQVGSGDRSERIRTYNFPQNRISDHRINLTLYRLDAILEGGLFDEIIEPLIAYYQAEALKQENL, encoded by the coding sequence ATGTTAGCTGATAAACTCAAACCTTTTTTAGCACGCTTTGATGAGTTAAATACTCTTCTTAGTGATGTTAATATCTCTAATGATATTTCTAAAATGACAGCTCTATCTAAAGAGCAAAAAAATTTAGAACCCATAGTAGAAAAAGCAAAAGAATATCTCAAAACCTTAGATGATATAGAAGAAAATAAACTTCTTTTATCTGATCCTGAACTAGGTGAACTTGCAAAAGAAGAACTTAAAAATCTCGAAGTTTTAAAGCCACAACTTGAAGAAAAATTAAAAATTCTCTTATTACCTAAAGATCCAAACGATGATAAGAATATCTTTTTAGAAATTCGTGCAGGTACAGGTGGCGATGAAGCTTCTTTATTTGTTGGGGATTTAGTAAAAGCTTATATACGCTATGCTGAAAATCGTGATTATAAATACGAAATAGTCAGCTCAAGTGAAGGTAGCGTAGGTGGATTTAAAGAAATCATCATTCTTATCAAAGGAAATGGAGCTTATTCAAGGCTAAAATACGAAGGTGGCACGCATAGGGTTCAAAGAGTACCTGAAACAGAATCTCAAGGTAGAGTTCATACTTCAGCTATTACAGTGGCTATTATGCCTGAAGTTGATGATGTTGAAATTCAAATCAATCCAAATGATTTAAAAATCGATGTAATGCGTAGTAGCGGTCATGGTGGTCAAAGCGTAAATACCACAGATAGTGCTGTAAGAATCACTCACATTCCAACAGGTATAGTTGTAGTAAATCAAGATGGTAAAAGCCAACATAAAAACAAAGAAAGTGCCATGAAAGTCTTAAAGGCAAGACTTTTTGAAATGCAAGAACAAGAACGCTTAGCTAAAGAAAGCCAAGCAAGAAAATCACAAGTTGGAAGTGGCGATAGAAGCGAACGCATACGCACTTATAATTTCCCTCAAAATAGAATTAGTGATCATAGAATAAATCTTACTTTATATAGACTTGATGCGATTTTAGAAGGTGGACTTTTTGATGAAATCATCGAGCCATTAATCGCTTATTATCAAGCAGAGGCTTTAAAACAAGAAAATTTATAA
- the rpsT gene encoding 30S ribosomal protein S20, translated as MANHKSAEKRARQTIKRTERNRFYRTRLKNITKAVREAAANNDKEAAQNALKVANKSIHAMVSRGFLKKQTASRRVSRLALLVNKLA; from the coding sequence ATGGCAAACCATAAATCTGCTGAAAAAAGAGCAAGACAAACTATCAAAAGAACTGAAAGAAATAGATTTTATAGAACAAGATTAAAAAACATTACAAAAGCGGTTCGCGAAGCAGCGGCAAATAACGATAAAGAAGCTGCACAAAATGCATTAAAAGTAGCTAATAAAAGCATTCACGCTATGGTAAGTCGCGGATTTTTGAAAAAACAAACTGCATCACGCCGTGTTAGCAGATTAGCATTATTGGTAAACAAATTAGCATAA
- the queF gene encoding preQ(1) synthase — protein sequence MRYGEKEIKEFSVENMEVWPNDAKNDYVIKITLPEFMCCCPRSGYPDFATIYLEYIPNKLVVELKAIKLYINTFMYRNVSHEASINEIYNTLKEKLDPKWIKVVGDFNPRGNVHTVIECRSDLVVPQN from the coding sequence ATGCGATATGGTGAAAAAGAAATCAAAGAATTTAGTGTAGAAAATATGGAAGTTTGGCCAAATGATGCCAAAAATGATTATGTGATTAAAATCACTTTACCTGAATTTATGTGTTGTTGTCCGCGTAGTGGGTATCCTGATTTTGCTACAATTTACTTAGAATACATTCCAAATAAATTAGTAGTAGAACTTAAAGCAATCAAACTTTATATTAATACCTTTATGTATAGAAATGTTTCACATGAAGCAAGTATTAATGAAATTTATAATACTTTAAAAGAAAAACTTGATCCAAAATGGATAAAAGTAGTAGGTGATTTTAACCCTCGTGGTAATGTGCATACTGTGATTGAATGTAGATCTGATTTAGTGGTACCACAAAATTAA
- a CDS encoding lytic transglycosylase domain-containing protein: MLKRILLLAIFFNFTFAFDTKIFIGDIYIPENFYKYDKDFKIAARKYNIPMALLKAIALTENAAYEHNIIGRNKNQTRDYGLMQINSIHLKRYGVSEKEIVKVSANIDIAARLLYEIIQRYGFNWNAIGRYHSANDKYKNIWLDKVMKNLVAIVLKDSKDLFVMEKFRAFKLVSLLINVDKEQYRILLASNN, translated from the coding sequence ATGTTAAAAAGGATTTTATTATTAGCAATATTTTTTAATTTTACTTTTGCTTTTGATACAAAAATTTTTATAGGTGATATTTATATACCTGAAAATTTTTATAAATATGATAAAGATTTTAAAATCGCGGCTAGAAAGTATAATATACCCATGGCATTACTTAAAGCCATAGCTTTGACAGAGAATGCAGCTTATGAACATAATATCATTGGTAGAAATAAAAATCAAACAAGAGATTATGGTTTAATGCAAATTAATAGCATTCATTTAAAGCGTTATGGTGTTAGCGAAAAAGAGATTGTAAAAGTTAGTGCAAATATAGACATAGCAGCAAGATTACTTTATGAAATTATACAACGATACGGGTTTAATTGGAATGCTATTGGAAGATATCATTCAGCAAATGATAAATATAAAAATATTTGGCTTGATAAAGTAATGAAAAATTTAGTTGCTATAGTTTTAAAAGATAGTAAAGATCTTTTTGTAATGGAAAAATTTAGAGCTTTTAAATTAGTTTCGCTTTTGATAAATGTTGATAAAGAACAATATAGAATTTTATTAGCAAGCAATAATTAA
- a CDS encoding CTP synthase, with protein sequence MKLKQTKYIFVTGGVLSSLGKGIAAASIATILKNSGLKVSILKADPYINVDPGTMSPLEHGEVFVTEDGAETDLDLGHYERFLNENLTQDNNFTTGRVYQSVIEKERRGDYLGKTIQVIPHIVDEIKDRIKKAGVDKDILIVEIGGTVGDIEGLPFLEAIRALKLEVGKYNAINIHLTLVPFIKAAGELKTKPTQHSVGELRRIGISPDMIICRSEKSLDRELKDKIAISCGVEKNCVIESVDAASIYQIPLNFLKQDILNSIASLLDLQNLKPNMNEWDSLVKRVIAPSNELSIAFVGKYVDLKESYKSLTEAIIHAGAALDARVNLKWIDSEKLENANVEESFKDVNGILVAGGFGYRGVEGKIKAIQYARENKIPFLGICLGMQLSLVEFARNVLKLEDANSHEFNPNCKNPIIFLIDEFIDASGEKQIRTSKTPLGGTMRLGAYECHIKPNTLLSKVYNNQKSVKERHRHRYEANPKYKEMFEKNGLIISGENEGLVEAVELKDHPFFLAVQFHPEFTSRLVRVNPAIFSFIKASLTNHAK encoded by the coding sequence ATGAAATTAAAACAAACTAAATATATTTTTGTAACCGGTGGTGTTTTAAGCTCATTAGGAAAAGGTATAGCAGCAGCATCTATTGCTACTATTTTAAAAAATTCAGGTTTAAAAGTAAGTATTTTAAAAGCAGATCCTTATATTAATGTAGATCCTGGTACGATGAGTCCTTTGGAGCATGGGGAAGTTTTTGTAACTGAAGATGGAGCTGAGACAGATTTAGACTTAGGACATTATGAGAGATTTTTAAATGAGAATTTAACTCAAGATAATAACTTTACCACAGGAAGAGTTTATCAAAGTGTTATAGAAAAAGAAAGAAGAGGAGATTACTTAGGAAAAACTATACAAGTAATCCCTCATATAGTTGATGAGATAAAAGATCGCATTAAAAAGGCCGGAGTTGATAAAGATATTTTAATTGTTGAAATAGGTGGTACGGTAGGAGATATAGAAGGCTTACCATTTTTAGAAGCTATTAGAGCTTTAAAACTTGAAGTGGGTAAATATAATGCTATTAATATTCACTTGACTTTAGTGCCATTTATCAAAGCAGCAGGAGAACTTAAAACAAAACCAACTCAACATAGTGTGGGAGAATTACGCCGTATAGGTATAAGCCCTGATATGATCATTTGCAGAAGTGAAAAATCTTTAGATAGAGAGTTAAAAGACAAAATCGCAATTTCATGCGGAGTTGAAAAAAACTGCGTTATAGAAAGTGTGGATGCAGCTAGTATTTATCAAATTCCACTAAATTTTTTAAAACAAGATATTTTAAATTCTATTGCAAGTTTATTAGATCTTCAAAATTTAAAGCCAAATATGAACGAATGGGATTCTTTAGTAAAAAGAGTCATCGCTCCAAGTAATGAACTTAGCATCGCTTTTGTAGGAAAATATGTAGATTTAAAAGAAAGCTATAAAAGCTTAACAGAGGCCATTATCCATGCAGGTGCAGCACTTGATGCAAGAGTAAATTTAAAATGGATCGATAGTGAAAAATTAGAAAATGCAAATGTCGAAGAAAGCTTTAAAGATGTAAATGGGATTTTAGTAGCAGGTGGTTTTGGCTACCGTGGAGTAGAAGGAAAAATCAAAGCCATACAATATGCAAGAGAAAATAAAATTCCATTTTTAGGAATTTGTTTGGGTATGCAGCTTTCTTTAGTGGAATTTGCACGCAATGTTTTAAAACTAGAAGATGCAAATTCTCATGAATTCAATCCAAATTGTAAAAATCCTATCATCTTTTTGATTGATGAATTTATTGACGCAAGTGGAGAAAAGCAAATTAGAACAAGTAAAACTCCACTTGGTGGAACTATGCGTCTTGGAGCTTATGAGTGTCATATCAAGCCAAATACACTTTTAAGTAAGGTTTATAATAATCAAAAAAGCGTAAAAGAACGCCACCGCCACCGCTATGAAGCTAATCCAAAATACAAAGAAATGTTTGAAAAAAATGGGCTTATTATAAGCGGGGAAAATGAAGGTTTAGTTGAGGCTGTAGAGCTTAAAGATCATCCATTTTTCTTAGCAGTGCAGTTTCACCCTGAATTTACTTCACGCTTAGTTAGGGTTAATCCGGCTATTTTTTCTTTTATCAAGGCATCTTTAACAAATCATGCTAAATAA
- a CDS encoding outer membrane beta-barrel protein, protein MKLKLFSLVASAALVSNLALADENSGILLGIDAGWFHTKVKSDLDHRKTQNIKYNGDLEGNVPVFGLRVGYRFSENHRIYGAYNYSSEFSDVINTTRLKIDGEFTTHKFLLGYDFTPKIFEKTRAVLGVYGGYARTDITLKTSFLSLSQDFDGYTYGAKIGALYELNQANEIEFGFKAEQTHYNTRNFYQNMVGSNFYDPKQTNYGLYLGYTYKF, encoded by the coding sequence ATGAAATTAAAATTATTTAGTTTAGTTGCAAGTGCTGCTTTGGTTTCAAATTTAGCTTTAGCTGATGAAAATTCAGGAATATTATTAGGTATTGATGCTGGTTGGTTTCATACTAAGGTAAAATCTGATCTTGATCATAGAAAAACACAAAACATTAAATATAATGGTGATTTAGAAGGTAATGTTCCTGTTTTTGGTTTAAGAGTTGGTTATCGTTTTAGTGAAAATCATAGAATTTATGGTGCTTATAATTATTCAAGCGAATTTAGTGATGTAATCAATACCACAAGATTAAAAATTGATGGAGAATTTACTACACATAAGTTTTTGCTTGGTTATGATTTTACTCCAAAAATCTTTGAAAAAACAAGAGCTGTTTTAGGTGTATATGGTGGCTATGCAAGAACGGATATTACTTTAAAAACAAGCTTTTTATCATTATCTCAAGATTTTGATGGTTATACTTATGGAGCAAAAATCGGTGCTTTATATGAGTTAAATCAAGCAAATGAAATTGAGTTTGGTTTTAAAGCCGAGCAAACTCATTATAATACAAGAAATTTTTATCAAAATATGGTAGGTTCAAACTTTTACGATCCTAAACAAACAAATTATGGTTTATATCTAGGATATACTTATAAATTCTAA
- a CDS encoding alkylphosphonate utilization protein, which produces MPKDANGTELNTGDSVSVVKDLKVKGASTTLKRGTTIKNIKLTNKDTEIEAKVDKFGVIVLKTEFLKKI; this is translated from the coding sequence ATGCCAAAAGATGCAAATGGAACTGAGCTTAATACAGGTGATAGTGTAAGTGTTGTGAAAGATTTAAAGGTAAAAGGTGCAAGCACTACTTTAAAGCGCGGAACAACTATAAAAAATATTAAGCTTACAAACAAAGACACTGAAATTGAAGCTAAAGTAGATAAATTTGGTGTGATTGTTTTGAAAACTGAATTTCTTAAAAAAATATAA
- a CDS encoding pseudouridine synthase, which yields MRINKFISHNSKYSRREADELIKQGLVKINKKTALLSDSVNTEDKVFINGKKLHKKTQFSVIIYHKQKGEIVSKKDDRGRKTIYHTLPKQFSTWLSVGRLDFASEGLLLLTDSPVIADALMHSDLEREYYLKVKGNIDKNVIEAMQNGLEIQNEKKGAHAKTKITSMSFAPFLGFEIFGSSGGYTKLKVIINEGKNRELRRFFGHFDLEVMDLKRVAFGALDLGMLKAGKYRYLENGEYEKLRDFLKINDIRY from the coding sequence ATGAGAATTAATAAATTCATCTCACACAATAGCAAATATTCTCGCCGTGAAGCTGATGAGCTAATCAAGCAAGGCTTAGTAAAAATCAATAAAAAAACAGCCTTGCTCAGTGATAGTGTAAATACTGAAGATAAAGTTTTTATCAATGGTAAAAAACTCCATAAAAAAACACAATTTTCAGTCATCATTTATCATAAACAAAAAGGTGAAATAGTTAGCAAAAAAGATGATAGAGGTAGAAAAACCATCTATCATACTTTACCAAAACAGTTTAGCACTTGGCTTAGCGTAGGAAGGCTTGACTTTGCAAGTGAGGGATTACTTTTACTAACTGATTCACCTGTAATAGCAGATGCACTTATGCATAGTGATTTAGAAAGAGAATATTACTTAAAAGTAAAAGGTAATATAGATAAAAATGTCATCGAAGCTATGCAAAATGGCTTAGAAATTCAAAATGAAAAAAAAGGGGCTCACGCCAAAACTAAAATAACCTCAATGAGTTTTGCTCCATTTTTAGGCTTTGAAATTTTTGGTTCAAGCGGAGGCTATACGAAACTAAAAGTAATCATTAATGAAGGTAAAAATAGGGAGCTAAGACGCTTTTTTGGACATTTTGATTTAGAAGTGATGGATCTTAAAAGAGTGGCATTTGGAGCATTAGATCTTGGTATGTTAAAAGCTGGCAAATATCGTTATTTGGAAAATGGCGAGTATGAAAAACTGCGCGATTTTTTAAAAATAAATGATATTAGGTATTAA
- the ureG gene encoding urease accessory protein UreG, whose product MVKIGIGGPVGSGKTALVLNLCQALKDELSLAVITNDIYTNEDANFLIKQGVLEKERIIGVQTGGCPHTAIREDASCNLEAVELLQERFSDLDLIFIESGGDNLSMTFSPELVDFFIFVIDVAQGEKIPRKGGPAICRSDLMIINKIDLAPYVNASLKIMQEDTLKMRGDRPFIMSNLQTKEGLEEIITWIKKYTLLKD is encoded by the coding sequence ATGGTTAAAATAGGCATAGGTGGTCCTGTAGGTAGTGGTAAAACAGCTTTAGTATTAAATTTATGTCAAGCTTTAAAAGATGAGCTTTCTTTGGCTGTAATTACAAATGATATTTATACAAATGAAGATGCAAATTTTTTAATCAAACAAGGCGTTCTTGAAAAAGAAAGAATCATTGGAGTGCAAACTGGAGGTTGTCCTCATACAGCCATTAGAGAAGATGCTTCTTGTAATCTTGAAGCTGTTGAACTTTTACAAGAGCGTTTTAGTGATTTAGATCTTATTTTTATAGAAAGTGGTGGAGATAATTTATCAATGACTTTTTCACCTGAACTTGTGGATTTTTTTATCTTTGTTATAGATGTTGCTCAAGGAGAAAAAATTCCACGCAAAGGTGGTCCTGCTATTTGTAGATCTGATTTAATGATTATCAATAAAATAGACTTAGCTCCTTATGTAAATGCTTCTTTAAAAATCATGCAAGAAGATACTTTAAAAATGCGTGGAGATAGACCTTTTATCATGAGTAATCTTCAAACTAAAGAAGGTTTAGAAGAAATCATTACTTGGATTAAAAAATACACACTTTTAAAGGATTGA
- a CDS encoding urease accessory protein UreD gives MFAQKSVFKLTLDTINEKTIIKNSFFTPPFKLMRNFYDKKLTSIYVLNSSAGIFKEDHLNFEIICKKSTNTAILTQSYEKVYDTKDSFASKNIDFTLEENASFFYMPKPLLLQENANFIQNTKINLASFSRLVYVDFVIFGRVAMDEKFAFKNYESLTQIYRNDTLILNDKIKINPSYMKENDLNFFANYTHYLSIYLFGYDEFYEELKASFDDINQLFYEGLCIKILSNESEKLLLLQDKLFKFCQNKI, from the coding sequence TTGTTTGCTCAAAAGAGTGTTTTTAAACTTACATTAGATACTATCAATGAAAAAACTATCATAAAAAATTCTTTTTTTACTCCTCCTTTTAAACTTATGAGGAATTTTTATGATAAAAAATTAACTAGTATATATGTTCTAAATTCTAGTGCTGGAATTTTTAAAGAGGATCATTTAAATTTTGAAATCATATGTAAGAAAAGTACAAACACCGCTATACTCACACAAAGTTATGAAAAGGTATATGATACTAAAGATTCTTTTGCGAGTAAAAATATTGATTTTACTCTTGAAGAAAATGCAAGCTTTTTTTATATGCCAAAGCCACTTTTGCTTCAAGAAAATGCAAATTTTATACAAAACACAAAGATTAATCTAGCTTCTTTTTCAAGATTAGTTTATGTTGATTTTGTCATTTTTGGTAGAGTGGCTATGGATGAAAAATTTGCTTTTAAAAATTATGAGAGTTTAACTCAAATTTATAGAAATGATACTTTAATTTTAAATGATAAAATTAAAATCAATCCTTCTTATATGAAAGAAAATGATTTAAATTTTTTTGCAAATTATACGCATTATTTGAGTATTTATCTTTTTGGATATGATGAGTTTTATGAAGAATTAAAAGCTTCATTTGACGATATAAATCAACTTTTTTATGAGGGTTTGTGTATAAAAATTCTTAGTAATGAAAGTGAAAAATTACTTTTACTTCAAGATAAGCTTTTTAAATTTTGTCAAAATAAAATATAA
- the thyX gene encoding FAD-dependent thymidylate synthase — protein sequence MKITLLNHTPLSVCSHATRTCWQSFDKGDCGGEKDKELIDRVGNKFKHASTLEHLNYTFYIQGISRACLQEVARHRHTSPSVKSTRYTLKELRNESEFKENDFENAKRYLVLTGNEVVDNASIKALENLRLILQNSISLDIAKYCLPESYKTELTLTINARSLQNFITLRSSKSALWEIRQLANALFENLPEEHQFIFKHCVYQEENSQD from the coding sequence ATGAAAATCACATTATTAAATCATACTCCACTTTCTGTATGCTCTCATGCAACAAGAACATGTTGGCAAAGTTTTGACAAAGGTGATTGTGGTGGTGAGAAAGACAAAGAATTAATCGATCGAGTGGGAAATAAATTCAAACATGCTTCAACCTTAGAGCATTTAAACTATACTTTTTATATACAAGGTATTTCAAGAGCATGCTTACAAGAAGTTGCAAGACACCGCCACACTAGTCCTAGTGTAAAAAGCACAAGATATACTTTAAAAGAACTAAGAAATGAAAGCGAATTTAAAGAAAATGACTTTGAAAATGCTAAAAGATACTTAGTATTAACCGGAAATGAAGTAGTAGATAATGCAAGTATCAAAGCTTTAGAAAATCTGCGTTTGATTTTGCAAAATAGCATTAGTTTAGATATAGCAAAATACTGCTTACCAGAAAGTTATAAAACAGAATTAACTTTAACAATTAATGCAAGAAGTTTGCAAAATTTTATCACTCTAAGAAGCTCAAAATCAGCCCTTTGGGAGATAAGACAACTCGCAAATGCTTTATTTGAAAACTTGCCTGAGGAACATCAATTTATTTTTAAACATTGTGTTTATCAAGAAGAAAATTCCCAAGATTAA